One region of Ahniella affigens genomic DNA includes:
- a CDS encoding nucleotidyltransferase family protein — translation MRALILCAGLGERMRPLTWSNPKPLLRVGAQSLVQRHLERLAAIGVREAVINTAWLAHRFPESLGGEACGVRLQYSFEGSWPLETGGGIRAALPLLGEDPFICLNGDIWSEFPLGALPRTVDHSAHLLLRPLPPFRQAGPFESLATKLLPEQSAPHTFAGYAVYRPDRLQGLPHRGSIVDWWLQELAAQRISVDRYDGPWEDVGTVERLQVLQNQG, via the coding sequence ATGCGCGCATTGATCCTGTGCGCCGGCCTCGGCGAGCGCATGCGCCCGCTGACTTGGTCCAACCCGAAGCCCCTGCTTCGGGTTGGCGCGCAATCGCTGGTGCAGCGCCACTTGGAGCGCCTGGCAGCAATTGGCGTCCGCGAGGCCGTCATCAACACGGCGTGGCTCGCGCACCGGTTTCCAGAATCACTGGGTGGCGAGGCTTGCGGCGTTCGTTTGCAATACAGCTTTGAGGGATCGTGGCCGTTGGAGACAGGCGGCGGCATTCGCGCCGCGCTGCCGCTCCTGGGCGAAGACCCGTTCATCTGCCTCAACGGCGATATCTGGAGCGAATTTCCGTTGGGCGCGCTCCCGCGAACGGTGGACCATTCGGCGCATTTGCTGCTTCGCCCGCTACCGCCATTTCGCCAGGCCGGACCGTTCGAATCGCTCGCGACCAAACTGCTGCCCGAACAGTCCGCACCGCATACGTTTGCGGGCTATGCCGTCTACCGACCGGATCGCCTGCAAGGTCTGCCACATCGTGGGTCCATCGTCGACTGGTGGCTGCAGGAGCTTGCTGCCCAACGAATCAGTGTTGACCGCTACGACGGCCCCTGGGAGGACGTTGGCACGGTCGAGCGCTTGCAGGTGCTGCAAAATCAAGGCTAG
- a CDS encoding VOC family protein produces MSHQSNLAGFIIDCKTDDLEAAANFWAAALRMQKIALPGDEGTQYVRLQDPNLPLHIEVQKVTHESRVHLDIESDDIEAEVQRLEALGATRVKQIHTWWVMQAPTGQRFCVVRKKN; encoded by the coding sequence ATGAGTCATCAAAGCAATCTCGCCGGATTCATCATCGACTGCAAGACCGACGATCTGGAAGCCGCCGCGAACTTCTGGGCCGCCGCTCTGCGGATGCAGAAGATCGCGCTGCCGGGCGATGAGGGGACGCAGTACGTCCGCCTACAGGACCCGAACTTGCCGCTGCATATCGAAGTACAGAAAGTGACCCATGAGAGTCGCGTGCATCTCGACATTGAGTCCGATGATATCGAGGCCGAAGTTCAACGCCTGGAAGCGCTCGGTGCGACGCGGGTCAAACAGATCCACACATGGTGGGTCATGCAGGCGCCCACGGGGCAGCGATTCTGTGTTGTGCGGAAGAAAAACTGA
- a CDS encoding rhomboid family intramembrane serine protease, with translation MIDLTPAELTPAQIREQDRQFWRGVWLSVGFTALLWLIEWAHRVFSLDLRPFAVVPREWPGLLGVLTSPLVHGGPEHLAANSVGILMLGTLMLFRYPQSSKLAIPLIWMVAGFGTWLIGRPSFHIGASGVTHGLMFFLFLAGLIRRDRLAIAAMLAAMLFFGGMFFTILPRESGVSFEAHLSGAIGGLIAALLTLKRDPAPPRRKYSWEIEEELESELAKMDRETLEPARPVQVNPIWDGPRSIRERLQGDAPGQVIEFRRRVPVRDANADHDDEPPTRH, from the coding sequence ATGATTGATCTCACACCTGCCGAGCTGACGCCGGCGCAAATTCGTGAACAGGATCGCCAGTTTTGGCGCGGCGTGTGGCTGAGCGTCGGTTTTACCGCCTTGCTCTGGTTGATTGAATGGGCGCATCGCGTGTTCAGCCTGGACCTCAGGCCCTTTGCTGTCGTGCCGCGCGAGTGGCCGGGTCTGCTTGGTGTCCTGACGTCGCCTTTGGTCCACGGTGGCCCAGAGCATCTCGCGGCCAACTCCGTCGGCATCCTGATGCTCGGCACCTTGATGTTGTTTCGTTACCCGCAGTCCTCGAAGCTCGCGATTCCGCTGATCTGGATGGTGGCGGGTTTCGGCACGTGGCTCATTGGACGCCCCTCGTTTCACATTGGCGCGAGTGGCGTCACGCACGGGCTGATGTTCTTTCTGTTCCTGGCCGGTTTGATTCGTCGTGACCGTCTGGCCATTGCCGCGATGTTGGCGGCGATGCTGTTTTTTGGCGGCATGTTCTTCACGATTCTGCCGCGCGAGTCGGGCGTGTCGTTCGAGGCGCATCTCTCGGGCGCCATTGGCGGCCTGATCGCGGCATTGCTGACCCTGAAGCGCGACCCGGCACCACCGCGGCGCAAATACAGTTGGGAAATTGAGGAAGAGCTGGAAAGCGAATTGGCGAAGATGGACCGCGAGACCCTGGAGCCTGCGCGACCCGTGCAGGTGAACCCGATCTGGGACGGCCCGCGCTCGATTCGCGAACGCCTGCAAGGCGACGCGCCCGGACAAGTGATCGAATTCCGGCGTCGGGTGCCGGTGCGGGATGCGAATGCCGACCATGACGACGAGCCACCAACGCGGCACTGA
- a CDS encoding TatD family hydrolase — MELIDIGANLGHESFRHDLADVLQRARDHQVVQIVLTGASVDGARDALRIATEHPGFLYATAGLHPHHAAEFDADAEAAFLELLQHEAMVAVGETGLDYFRDLSPRPAQQFAFERHLEWAAQLNKPLFLHERDAHDDFLACLKNVRDAVGPVVVHCFTGDRRALFNYLDQDYYIGITGWICDERRGQHLLELVGSIPNDRLLIETDAPYLLPRDLPVKLSHRRNEPMFLGHIAARIAAARQQPLAELAALTTNNARRFFGLPNVSG, encoded by the coding sequence ATGGAATTGATTGATATCGGCGCGAATCTGGGCCACGAGTCCTTTCGCCATGATCTGGCGGACGTTTTGCAGCGGGCCCGGGATCACCAAGTGGTGCAGATAGTATTGACGGGCGCCAGTGTCGACGGTGCCCGCGACGCATTGCGCATTGCCACGGAGCACCCTGGGTTTTTGTATGCAACGGCCGGACTGCATCCACATCATGCTGCCGAATTCGACGCCGATGCCGAAGCCGCGTTTCTGGAACTGCTGCAACATGAGGCGATGGTGGCGGTCGGCGAAACCGGGCTCGATTATTTCCGCGATCTATCGCCACGCCCGGCGCAGCAGTTCGCGTTCGAGCGGCATTTGGAGTGGGCCGCGCAACTCAATAAGCCGTTGTTTCTGCATGAGCGAGACGCGCATGACGATTTTCTGGCTTGCCTGAAGAACGTCCGTGATGCGGTAGGTCCGGTGGTCGTGCACTGCTTCACGGGCGACCGGCGCGCGTTGTTCAACTATCTCGACCAGGATTACTACATCGGCATTACCGGTTGGATTTGCGATGAGCGTCGCGGTCAGCATCTGCTTGAGCTGGTGGGCAGCATTCCGAACGATCGCCTGCTGATCGAAACCGATGCGCCGTATCTGCTGCCGCGCGACCTGCCGGTGAAACTGAGTCATCGGCGCAATGAGCCCATGTTTCTCGGCCACATTGCTGCGCGGATTGCGGCTGCTCGGCAACAACCTTTGGCAGAATTGGCAGCGCTCACCACCAACAACGCGCGACGCTTTTTTGGCTTGCCGAACGTCTCGGGGTGA
- a CDS encoding polymer-forming cytoskeletal protein, giving the protein MRLLPAVLTVLTALPGFADAATARVHFAKEIELAAGEVAGDLSMIAGKISLNADSRADQILVDNGRLVMKAGSHAAGVRVNSAEAVLAGTITGDVFCGVGSLQIEAPARVDGNVVNLGCDLQIGKDVTIGGDIISFSDQNRIGPNLKLPGRVLMLPGADRRSKNRDLPKLNLLHDVHIAGGLHLGHCVQLERGNRVQAEYFGIAPHEPLNMDRDRPKACKPLPGAAGLITKPQLDGIEPVYVFTGAALSRDQTLGDATLVFMGQEVPPGAKVGHLRTINGAVVLSERAEAAALNVVNGAVVLKDSAHVRGAVEVRNGPLLLEANAVISGPVTVYNSYIQVQKGARIDGPVTFYGETLAVALGGQVGDVRIARLDDQPSEGKRGRPTVHLQEGAAVRGKLVFDRPAKLKISHGPAPQFTGISPELKIVKPDRR; this is encoded by the coding sequence ATGCGTCTGCTACCTGCTGTTCTGACTGTATTGACTGCCCTGCCCGGCTTCGCGGACGCCGCGACGGCGCGGGTGCACTTTGCCAAAGAGATCGAACTAGCCGCGGGCGAGGTCGCGGGAGATCTCAGCATGATCGCCGGCAAGATCAGTCTGAATGCAGATAGCCGAGCCGACCAGATTCTGGTCGACAATGGTCGTCTGGTCATGAAGGCCGGCAGTCACGCCGCCGGGGTTCGTGTGAACAGTGCCGAGGCGGTTCTCGCTGGCACGATCACCGGCGACGTGTTTTGCGGTGTCGGCAGCTTGCAGATTGAAGCCCCCGCTCGAGTCGATGGCAACGTGGTGAACCTGGGTTGCGATTTGCAGATCGGCAAGGATGTCACGATCGGCGGCGACATCATCAGTTTTTCTGACCAGAATCGGATCGGGCCGAACCTGAAACTGCCGGGGCGGGTGTTGATGCTTCCGGGTGCCGATCGTCGGTCCAAGAATCGCGATTTGCCAAAACTCAATTTGCTTCACGATGTGCACATTGCAGGCGGCTTGCACCTGGGCCATTGCGTGCAACTCGAACGCGGCAACCGCGTGCAGGCCGAGTACTTTGGAATCGCCCCGCACGAACCGTTGAATATGGACCGCGATCGGCCCAAGGCCTGCAAGCCATTGCCAGGCGCCGCGGGTTTGATCACGAAACCGCAACTGGATGGCATTGAGCCGGTCTACGTGTTTACCGGCGCCGCGCTATCGCGGGATCAAACGCTCGGTGACGCCACATTGGTGTTCATGGGGCAGGAAGTACCGCCCGGGGCCAAGGTCGGCCATCTCCGCACGATCAACGGCGCAGTGGTGTTGTCCGAACGGGCGGAAGCAGCGGCGCTGAATGTGGTCAACGGCGCGGTGGTACTGAAAGACAGCGCACACGTGCGAGGCGCCGTGGAAGTTCGCAATGGCCCGTTGCTGCTGGAAGCCAACGCCGTAATCAGTGGTCCAGTCACGGTCTATAACAGTTACATCCAAGTCCAGAAAGGCGCCAGGATCGATGGCCCGGTGACCTTCTATGGCGAGACGCTCGCCGTCGCTCTGGGCGGCCAAGTCGGCGATGTGCGCATCGCCCGACTCGATGATCAGCCGAGCGAAGGCAAACGCGGCCGTCCCACTGTGCATTTGCAGGAAGGCGCGGCCGTGCGCGGAAAGTTGGTCTTCGACCGTCCCGCGAAGCTCAAGATCAGTCATGGCCCGGCACCGCAGTTTACGGGGATCAGTCCGGAGCTGAAGATCGTCAAGCCGGATCGTCGCTGA
- a CDS encoding carboxy terminal-processing peptidase, with amino-acid sequence MKWHFLALVIGATLSASTPAIEAAKPKHLAPTNAQAQAALWATRFLTRFHYKRVPLDDAMSARMFNRYLETLDGGKMFFLQADIDEFTAYKLELDDAVFEQDLAIPFKIYDRYLSRTRERAAAVDAMLAKGFEFSVNEDFAFDREDLPWAKSAAELDDVWRKRLKNDWLRLKLAGKDAKAIQDTLSKRYHTLADRTADIDEEDVFQAFMNAYAVEIEPHTNYLAPRASENFNMQMRLSLEGIGAVLQREDEYTAIRTIVKGGPADMSGKVKVGDRVLAVGQGAAGAMVDVVGWRLDDVVDLIRGKKGTVVKLDILPGDAGPDGKPQRIEITRDKVKLEEQAAKKSVIDVGGRKIGVITLPTFYHDFEGERRGDADFVSSTADVSRLIGELKKQQVAGIVMDLRGNGGGSLTEATDLTGLFIDKGPVVQVKDAQGRISVEADRNTGTTWDGPLAVMIDRESASASEIFAAALQDYGRALIIGQTSFGKGTVQNLFDLDHVAQNETAQFGQLKLTIAQFFRINGGSTQHRGVSPDIAYPDSWDALDYGESSLDNALPWTSIEPAQYELSGDLKQLLPMLSARHEARIGKNIEYRWWQQDLADYHNERDKKTISLLESERRKERDAQEKKRADRKQARIAAGLDADRSKSDDGLQADERPLAEQVKEEETATAQEDKPDFLLVEAATVLNDAIDLLGKDQRLAEAVGDFAPPVRSGVN; translated from the coding sequence ATGAAATGGCATTTTCTGGCTTTGGTAATTGGTGCAACGCTGTCGGCGAGCACGCCGGCCATTGAGGCGGCCAAGCCCAAGCACTTGGCGCCGACCAATGCGCAAGCGCAGGCCGCGTTGTGGGCCACCCGGTTTCTGACGCGCTTCCACTACAAGCGGGTGCCGCTGGACGACGCCATGTCGGCGCGGATGTTCAATCGCTATCTGGAAACGCTTGATGGCGGCAAGATGTTCTTTCTGCAAGCCGATATCGATGAGTTCACGGCCTACAAGCTGGAACTCGACGATGCCGTGTTCGAACAGGATCTCGCGATTCCGTTCAAGATCTACGATCGCTATCTCAGTCGCACACGCGAGCGCGCTGCCGCGGTCGATGCGATGCTCGCCAAGGGCTTTGAGTTCTCGGTCAATGAAGACTTTGCGTTCGACCGCGAAGACTTGCCGTGGGCGAAATCCGCAGCCGAACTCGACGATGTCTGGCGCAAGCGCCTGAAGAACGACTGGCTGCGCCTGAAGTTGGCGGGCAAAGACGCCAAGGCCATTCAGGATACGCTGAGCAAGCGCTACCACACGCTTGCCGACCGGACCGCCGACATCGACGAAGAAGACGTATTCCAGGCGTTCATGAACGCCTATGCGGTCGAGATTGAGCCGCATACGAACTATCTGGCGCCACGTGCGTCGGAAAACTTCAATATGCAGATGCGCCTGTCCCTGGAGGGCATTGGTGCGGTCTTGCAGCGCGAAGACGAATACACGGCGATTCGCACGATCGTCAAAGGTGGCCCGGCCGACATGTCGGGCAAGGTCAAGGTGGGTGATCGCGTGCTGGCTGTCGGCCAGGGCGCGGCGGGAGCCATGGTCGATGTCGTTGGCTGGCGCCTGGATGACGTGGTTGACCTGATCCGCGGCAAGAAAGGCACCGTGGTCAAGCTCGACATTCTGCCTGGCGACGCGGGCCCCGATGGCAAACCGCAGCGCATTGAAATCACGCGCGACAAGGTCAAGCTTGAAGAGCAGGCCGCCAAGAAATCGGTGATCGACGTAGGCGGGCGCAAGATCGGTGTGATCACATTGCCGACGTTCTATCACGACTTCGAAGGCGAGCGTCGGGGCGATGCCGACTTTGTGTCGAGCACAGCAGACGTTTCCCGACTGATCGGCGAATTGAAGAAGCAACAGGTCGCCGGCATCGTCATGGACCTGCGCGGCAACGGCGGCGGCTCGCTGACGGAAGCAACCGATTTGACGGGGCTGTTCATCGACAAGGGCCCGGTGGTGCAGGTCAAGGATGCGCAAGGCCGAATCTCGGTTGAGGCGGATCGCAATACGGGCACCACTTGGGATGGCCCGCTCGCAGTGATGATTGATCGCGAATCGGCATCGGCCTCGGAGATTTTTGCGGCGGCGCTGCAGGACTACGGCCGGGCGCTGATCATCGGCCAAACCAGCTTCGGCAAGGGCACCGTGCAGAACCTGTTCGATCTCGATCACGTGGCACAAAACGAGACCGCGCAGTTCGGCCAACTCAAGCTGACGATTGCGCAGTTCTTTCGGATCAATGGCGGCTCGACCCAGCACCGTGGCGTGAGCCCCGACATTGCATACCCCGACTCATGGGATGCCTTGGACTACGGCGAGAGCTCGCTCGACAACGCGCTGCCTTGGACCAGCATTGAGCCGGCACAGTACGAGCTGAGCGGCGACCTCAAGCAATTGCTGCCGATGCTGTCGGCGCGCCATGAGGCGCGTATCGGCAAGAACATCGAGTACCGTTGGTGGCAGCAGGACTTGGCCGACTATCACAACGAGCGCGACAAGAAGACGATTTCGCTGCTGGAAAGTGAGCGCCGCAAAGAGCGCGATGCGCAGGAAAAGAAGCGGGCCGACCGGAAACAGGCGCGCATCGCCGCCGGACTCGATGCTGATCGCTCGAAGTCGGATGATGGTCTGCAGGCGGACGAGCGTCCGCTGGCTGAGCAGGTCAAGGAAGAGGAAACCGCTACGGCACAGGAAGACAAACCAGATTTTCTGCTGGTCGAGGCGGCAACGGTGTTGAATGATGCGATTGATCTGCTCGGTAAGGACCAACGCTTGGCCGAGGCCGTCGGCGATTTTGCGCCGCCGGTGCGTTCGGGCGTCAACTAA
- a CDS encoding ATP-grasp domain-containing protein yields MQPIALVSARVAAALDTDLPPLVRALTDLGVPVEVVNWDDPDVDWSRFQQAVLRSTWDYAERLPEFLAFADRVAALTRLRNAPPVLRWNTDKHYLSELAGLGVATVPSVFAEPGADAAHALAAFRQAWPSREYVIKPAVGAGSRDAARYHDDQRTVAVAHIQRLLDDRRSVLMQPYLDRVDAAGETALLYFGGAFSHAIRKGPLLKAHAGPTELLFAIEDIQPREATAAERAVGAQVLDAMAKVPALQGLLPLPYARVDLLLDELGQPCLLELELTEPSTFLEHDPAAARRFAEVLLGS; encoded by the coding sequence GTGCAGCCGATTGCATTGGTCAGCGCCCGGGTCGCCGCGGCGCTGGACACCGATCTGCCGCCGCTGGTTCGAGCGCTGACTGATTTGGGCGTTCCGGTTGAAGTGGTCAACTGGGACGACCCCGATGTGGATTGGTCGCGGTTTCAGCAGGCCGTTCTCCGCAGCACGTGGGACTACGCCGAGCGCCTGCCGGAGTTCTTGGCCTTTGCCGATCGCGTCGCCGCGCTGACCCGGCTCCGCAATGCGCCGCCCGTGTTGCGCTGGAACACCGACAAGCACTATCTGAGTGAGCTCGCCGGTCTTGGCGTTGCGACGGTGCCCTCGGTTTTTGCTGAACCAGGCGCGGACGCGGCGCACGCGCTTGCAGCCTTTCGCCAAGCCTGGCCGAGCCGCGAATACGTCATCAAGCCAGCGGTCGGTGCCGGTTCGCGCGATGCGGCGCGCTACCACGATGATCAGCGGACCGTCGCTGTCGCCCATATCCAGCGGCTCCTCGATGACCGCCGGAGTGTGCTGATGCAACCGTATCTGGATCGCGTCGACGCCGCGGGCGAAACGGCGTTGCTCTATTTCGGCGGCGCATTCAGCCACGCCATTCGCAAGGGCCCGCTGCTCAAGGCGCACGCCGGGCCGACCGAGCTCTTGTTTGCGATCGAGGACATTCAGCCGCGCGAGGCAACAGCGGCCGAGCGCGCGGTCGGCGCCCAGGTCCTGGATGCGATGGCCAAGGTGCCCGCGCTCCAGGGTTTGTTGCCCCTGCCTTATGCCCGGGTGGATCTATTGCTCGACGAACTGGGGCAGCCCTGCTTGCTGGAGCTCGAGCTGACCGAACCATCGACGTTTCTGGAGCACGACCCCGCTGCTGCGCGACGCTTTGCCGAGGTTTTGCTCGGCAGCTGA
- a CDS encoding assimilatory sulfite reductase (NADPH) flavoprotein subunit: MSALPQLPLPANLLSQEVLTNLDRLSHGLDGSALYWLSGYFAGRAAALGQSTAPALPTQTGTESRARLTIIYASHTGNSRRIAEKLKADAEAAGLAVRALAADTYPTKELAQEKLLYLIASTHGDGEPPDSARALFEFLNGRKAPKLPQLKYAVLALGDSSYPKFCEAGRVLDRRLTELGAERIQALSELDLDFEQAAADWRKQQIDEARKHLVSAAPGLRVVVNNTQAATFDREHPFSAELLSNQRLTTGNGWRDVRHLEFSLAESGIKYEPGDALGIIASNVPARVQAWLQWFELDGGTAVTVQGKTQPLFEVLSHQRELTRLSRSLLGRIADIGQHDALKQIIANPELLSDTLKRVKPLDLLRQFPARLDAQTLVDLLRPLTPRLYSIASSREQVGDEVHLTVAVDPDGVASSFLGATEPGTSIRIFVEPNQRFRLPADSHRDVILVGPGTGVAPFRGFLQQRLALGAAGRNWLFFGAPRLREDFLYQTEWLDWRKQGKLQIDVAFSRDGAEKYYVQHAMRAKARELYQWLQRGAHLYVCGDATRMAPDVHQALIDIVAEQAGQSVEAATDVVNGWLQEGRYARDVY, from the coding sequence ATGAGCGCACTGCCCCAACTGCCGCTACCCGCGAACCTGCTCAGTCAGGAAGTTCTGACCAATCTGGATCGCCTGAGCCACGGGCTGGATGGTTCGGCGCTCTACTGGCTCTCTGGCTACTTTGCGGGTCGCGCCGCGGCATTGGGCCAAAGTACGGCACCCGCTCTGCCGACTCAGACGGGCACTGAGTCGCGCGCTCGGTTGACGATCATTTATGCCAGCCATACCGGCAACTCCCGGCGCATCGCGGAGAAGCTCAAGGCCGATGCCGAGGCAGCCGGGCTCGCGGTGCGCGCGCTGGCCGCCGATACGTATCCCACCAAGGAGCTCGCGCAGGAAAAGCTCCTGTACCTGATCGCCAGCACGCATGGCGACGGCGAGCCCCCGGATTCGGCGCGCGCCTTGTTTGAGTTTCTGAACGGCCGAAAGGCGCCCAAATTGCCGCAACTGAAGTATGCGGTGCTCGCGCTGGGTGACTCCAGTTATCCAAAGTTCTGCGAGGCTGGTCGGGTTCTGGACCGCCGCCTGACCGAACTGGGCGCTGAGCGCATTCAGGCGCTGAGCGAGCTGGATCTGGACTTCGAACAGGCCGCCGCCGATTGGCGCAAGCAGCAGATCGACGAAGCGCGCAAGCATCTGGTCAGCGCGGCCCCCGGTTTGCGCGTGGTGGTCAACAACACCCAGGCGGCGACGTTCGACCGCGAACATCCGTTCAGCGCGGAACTACTCAGCAATCAACGCTTGACCACCGGCAACGGCTGGCGCGACGTTCGGCATCTGGAGTTCTCGCTGGCCGAGAGCGGCATCAAGTACGAACCAGGCGACGCGCTCGGCATTATCGCCAGCAACGTACCCGCTCGCGTGCAGGCTTGGTTGCAGTGGTTCGAACTGGACGGCGGCACCGCGGTGACCGTGCAAGGCAAGACGCAACCGTTGTTTGAAGTACTGAGCCACCAGCGCGAATTGACGCGCCTGAGCCGTTCACTGCTCGGTCGCATCGCCGACATCGGCCAGCATGACGCGCTGAAACAAATCATCGCCAACCCAGAACTGCTGAGTGACACCTTGAAGCGTGTCAAGCCGCTGGATCTGCTGCGGCAGTTCCCGGCCCGCCTGGATGCGCAGACTCTGGTCGATCTGCTGCGCCCGCTGACGCCGCGTCTGTACTCCATTGCATCGAGTCGTGAGCAAGTGGGCGACGAAGTGCATCTGACGGTTGCGGTAGATCCCGACGGTGTCGCGTCCAGTTTCCTCGGCGCAACGGAGCCCGGTACGAGCATACGCATCTTCGTCGAACCCAATCAGCGCTTCCGGTTGCCTGCTGATTCGCACCGCGACGTGATCCTGGTTGGCCCAGGCACCGGCGTGGCCCCGTTCCGCGGGTTCTTGCAGCAACGCCTCGCGCTAGGCGCAGCCGGGCGGAACTGGCTGTTCTTCGGTGCACCGCGTTTGCGCGAGGACTTTCTGTATCAGACCGAGTGGCTCGACTGGCGCAAGCAAGGCAAGCTGCAGATCGATGTGGCGTTCTCGCGCGACGGCGCTGAGAAGTACTACGTACAGCACGCGATGCGCGCCAAAGCGCGCGAACTGTACCAATGGCTGCAGCGCGGCGCGCATCTCTACGTGTGCGGCGATGCCACGCGGATGGCGCCCGATGTGCATCAGGCATTGATCGATATTGTCGCTGAGCAGGCGGGGCAGTCGGTCGAAGCGGCGACCGATGTGGTCAACGGCTGGCTACAGGAAGGTCGCTACGCACGCGACGTCTATTGA
- the xerD gene encoding site-specific tyrosine recombinase XerD, protein MNASDTDLALIERFLDMAFAELGLAKNTLLAYRNDLNQCAAFLAQQKLGLLSASRADLLGFLAKRQQEGVHARSNARCLSALRHAYRFFLRERLRDDDPSALVRSPKLPKGLPKALSETEVESLLKAPDVTDPKGLRDRAMLELMYAAGLRVSELCALSINEINLRQGALRVRGKGSKERLLPIGEWAIDWLQRYLNEARSVLLRGKPSELVFVSNRGGPVLRQRFWLMIKKYAAQVGVIRPVTPHGLRHSFATHLLNHGADLRALQMMLGHSSLSTTQIYTLVAKEGLKRLHQQHHPRG, encoded by the coding sequence ATGAACGCTAGTGACACCGACCTTGCGCTGATCGAGCGCTTTCTGGACATGGCTTTTGCCGAGCTTGGGCTCGCCAAGAACACGCTGCTCGCTTACCGGAACGATTTGAACCAGTGCGCGGCGTTTCTGGCGCAGCAAAAGCTTGGATTGCTCTCGGCCTCACGCGCGGACTTGCTCGGCTTTCTCGCCAAGCGGCAACAGGAGGGCGTGCATGCGCGCAGCAATGCGCGCTGTCTGTCAGCACTTCGGCACGCTTATCGGTTTTTTCTGCGCGAACGTTTGCGGGACGATGACCCATCGGCCTTGGTGCGCTCACCAAAGCTGCCGAAGGGCCTGCCGAAGGCGTTGTCCGAAACCGAGGTCGAGTCGTTGCTAAAGGCGCCCGACGTCACCGATCCCAAAGGGCTGCGTGATCGCGCCATGCTGGAACTGATGTATGCAGCTGGGCTTCGGGTCAGTGAACTCTGCGCGCTCAGCATCAACGAAATCAATCTGCGCCAAGGCGCCTTGCGGGTGCGCGGCAAGGGGAGCAAGGAACGCCTGCTGCCCATCGGCGAGTGGGCGATCGATTGGCTGCAACGCTACCTGAATGAAGCGCGGTCGGTGCTGTTGCGCGGCAAGCCGAGTGAGTTGGTCTTCGTGTCGAATCGCGGTGGGCCGGTGTTGCGGCAACGCTTTTGGTTGATGATCAAGAAGTATGCAGCCCAGGTCGGCGTCATCCGACCGGTCACGCCGCACGGACTCCGCCACTCGTTTGCCACGCATCTGCTAAATCACGGCGCGGATCTTCGCGCGCTGCAAATGATGCTCGGGCATTCCAGCCTCTCCACGACGCAGATCTATACCCTGGTTGCGAAGGAAGGTCTGAAACGGTTGCATCAGCAACATCATCCGCGCGGCTGA
- a CDS encoding NAD(P)-dependent oxidoreductase codes for MSVAFIGLGAMGGPMAGHVYQAGLLKAVANRTLPKAQAFANAHDGVVAVASLADLPAAVDVVISCVTADADVLALARDLAALKRPGLVLIDHSTIASKSAQQAANILRAEGADFLDAPVSGGVEGARNGKLSIMVGGQPETLARVQPILQCYAARMTHMGDVGAGQNTKAVNQVLVAGIAQAVCEGMALGEALGLDPTRLLPTLGAGAAQNWFMEKRGPTMLQNQFSSGFKLALLHKDLLIVQALAEAAGTDHSIVDKCLADYGQLMQSGHGDDEISSLIRLKRKPGSR; via the coding sequence ATGAGCGTTGCATTTATTGGGTTGGGCGCGATGGGCGGCCCGATGGCCGGCCATGTGTACCAGGCGGGCCTGCTGAAAGCGGTGGCCAATCGGACTTTGCCCAAGGCTCAGGCCTTTGCTAATGCCCATGACGGCGTGGTCGCAGTCGCGTCGCTGGCGGACCTGCCGGCTGCAGTCGACGTGGTTATTTCGTGCGTGACAGCCGATGCCGATGTGCTCGCGTTGGCGCGCGACCTCGCCGCGCTGAAACGCCCGGGCCTCGTGCTGATCGATCATTCGACAATTGCGTCGAAGAGTGCCCAGCAGGCGGCCAACATTTTGCGTGCCGAAGGTGCAGATTTTCTCGACGCCCCAGTGTCGGGCGGCGTCGAAGGCGCGCGCAATGGCAAGCTGTCGATCATGGTTGGCGGTCAGCCGGAAACACTGGCCCGCGTGCAGCCCATTCTGCAGTGCTATGCCGCCCGCATGACGCACATGGGCGATGTGGGCGCCGGTCAGAACACGAAGGCGGTCAATCAAGTACTGGTGGCCGGTATTGCGCAGGCTGTCTGCGAGGGCATGGCGCTGGGCGAAGCCTTGGGCCTGGATCCGACCCGCCTGCTGCCCACGCTCGGTGCCGGCGCCGCGCAGAACTGGTTCATGGAAAAGCGCGGCCCGACCATGTTGCAGAACCAGTTCAGCAGCGGCTTCAAGCTCGCGTTGTTGCATAAGGACCTGCTGATCGTGCAGGCGCTCGCCGAGGCCGCGGGCACCGATCACAGCATTGTCGACAAATGCCTTGCCGACTATGGCCAGTTGATGCAGTCTGGCCATGGTGACGACGAAATTTCGTCCCTGATTCGACTCAAGAGAAAGCCTGGCTCGCGCTGA